In Rhodamnia argentea isolate NSW1041297 chromosome 4, ASM2092103v1, whole genome shotgun sequence, the following proteins share a genomic window:
- the LOC115740979 gene encoding uncharacterized protein LOC115740979 isoform X1 translates to MNHLRSPTARPPPATALLCPKHPFRVREFRVYKRRKLKPASRRHLPLRAQLGDFHLPFDDLLHGLVSRLSPEVLLPGAFGFASGTAFSIARRKAGRSKRDRRCSDVGEWILFSSPTPFNRFVLLRCPSISFQGSELLEDVNEKLVKEDRHFVRLDSGRMQVREGDGALEEKLEYQRVCVGAADGGVISIDWPANLDLREEHGLDSTLLLVPGTAEGSMDENVRAFVCEALRHGFFPVVMNPRGCAGSPLTTARLFTAADSDDICTAVQFISKARPWTTLMGVGWGFGANMLTKYLAEVGERTPLAAATCINNPFDLEEVTRSSSHHVGTDENLTSGLVDILRSNKELFQGRAKGFNVEKALVAKSVREFEKAISMVSYGFEAIEDFYSKSSTRDSVGSMKIPVLFMQSDDGEVPLFSVPRSKIAENPYTSLLLCSCLPSSAAADSRSALSWCRHLTIEWLAAVELGLLKGRHPLLSDIDVTINPSKGFPLAEGKTSNKSDKVSKYFEFTRTNGSNGHAIGPRDKMLEDFGAGYGNFQSRQSPRRELDGAMHQSSTLDGELVKEEDSSTVTEKGQVLQSAQVVMNMLDVTMPGILAEEEKKKVLTAVNQGETLMKALQDAVPEDVRDKLTTAVSGIVHTQGSNLKLDGILDIGSIPSFSSGMKSQIQETESGISIKDGLHKDTYSSDQMHKSDNLALGNASDDNQLQKENPATLEAEHHSTDRSVSVNEDDIQKDARDLGDNHDNAESLKNPRTDDKSVVADLATNEEFNSQKNEEKSGDSLAEPRKITSANKAEEFQSPSGSPSETQQIENDDSDPQKRENKSLQPVMEQNKSSITGSSSSTFSVSEALDALTGMDDSTQVAVNSVFGVLEEMITQLEESSDRKNEENDKVGDGELDSLSSKHDHVHEKATEQKNVDACNRQEKTVAQNNGKNEFEAEKPAQVFVDSNRLSEGEGISDNIDKQIGKSHGQLVNRKLVDSSPELRRVNNIPLYPRPNAYGDFLHDAYFRSYLLSKYPTKSLDKDATTALLLDYIPEEGQWKLLEQPGSNGYSAVLLTKKRHLNNELLCSGEEKGTIEPSYTILDTEKQNPIQENEMIDRMDKKAGIDDTRSTELMDFVRKIILDCLQVEVDRKHNLEDMEELESSLARDFDHVADAVCLVVDHEKEHVLDLETRKHSIGQGSLKLGSLQGEQIITAISSAVQETNYLRRVLPVGVIVGSCLAALRKSFDVATTQDNVEMNTDLSQAQKLGNVTHDDFDEKDVIQSQKFAEISSTKLSATGIDESAFKKFDQDAPSASLCKGERDNDGKNGNNNKAMAGMVAAAALGTSALLVQHELDNCDSIGDGGAQKKELDKLDDASSGKDENNIVTSLAEKAMSVAGPVVPTKDGEVDQERLVAMLADLGQRGGMLKLVGKIALLWGGLRGAMSLTDKLILFLRIAERPLFQRIVGFVAMVLVLWSPVVVPLFPTLVRSWMSHSSSGIADFACIIGLYIAVTILVMLWGKRIRGHEYPLKQYGLDLMSMQKIQAFLRGLVGGILLVLSIQYVNSLLGCVSFSCPPSLHSSSLDAMTRLKSYGQMLILVGRGAVTAISVAVVEELLFRSWLIEEVTADLGYHQGVILSGLAFSLFQRSPWAIPGLWLLSLCLSGLRHISEGSLAVPIGLRAGIIVSSYTLQSGGFLVHNPNFPLWITGTHPFQPFSGIVGLTFSLVLAIMLYPREAAMNKELIRSMRE, encoded by the exons ATGAACCACCTCCGCTCCCCGACCGCCCGTCCACCGCCCGCCACCGCCCTCCTCTGCCCCAAGCACCCCTTCCGAGTCCGCGAGTTCCGCGTCTACAAGCGTCGCAAGCTCAAGCCAGCCAGCCGCCGCCACCTGCCCCTCAGGGCCCAGCTCGGTGATTTCCATCTTCCCTTCGACGACCTTCTCCACGGCCTCGTGTCTCGGCTCTCTCCCGAGGTCCTCCTCCCCGGCGCCTTCGGCTTCGCCTCCGGCACCGCCTTCTCCATCGCTCGGCGGAAGGCCGGGCGGAGCAAGCGGGACCGGCGGTGCTCCGACGTCGGCGAGTGGATTCTCTTCTCCAGTCCGACGCCGTTCAACCGCTTCGTGCTGTTGAGGTGCCCGTCGATATCGTTCCAGGGGAGCGAGCTGCTGGAGGACGTGAATGAGAAGTTGGTGAAGGAGGATCGGCATTTCGTGAGGCTCGATAGCGGGAGGATGCAGGTGAGGGAAGGTGACGGTGCGCTGGAGGAGAAATTGGAGTATCAGAGAGTCTGCGTCGGGGCGGCAGACGGAGGTGTGATTTCGATCGATTGGCCGGCGAATTTGGATTTGAGGGAAGAGCATGGGTTGGATTCAACGCTGTTGCTGGTGCCAGGGACGGCGGAGGGGAGTATGGATGAGAATGTGAGGGCGTTTGTTTGTGAGGCGCTGCGGCATGGGTTTTTTCCGGTTGTGATGAACCCAAGGGGATGCGCTGGTTCGCCCCTTACGACGGCGAG GTTATTCACAGCTGCTGACAGCGATGATATCTGCACAGCTGTTCAGTTTATCAGTAAGGCGAGGCCTTGGACAACATTGATGGGGGTTGGGTGGGGTTTCGGGGCAAATATGCTGACAAAGTACCTCGCTGAGGTTGGGGAGAGGACACCTCTGGCAGCAGCAACATGCATAAACAACCCTTTTGATTTGGAGGAAGTGACAAGGTCCTCATCACATCATGTTGGCACGGATGAGAATCTCACCAGTGGGCTAGTAGACATTCTGCGTAGCAATAAG GAGCTCTTCCAAGGGAGAGCAAAAGGATTTAATGTGGAAAAGGCTTTGGTAGCAAAATCTGTGCGAGAATTTGAGAAAGCAATATCTATGGTATCTTATGGTTTTGAAGCAATAGAAGATTTTTATTCAAAGTCAAGCACACGAGACTCAGTAGGAAGCATGAAGATTCCCGTTCTCTTTATGCAG AGTGATGATGGAGAAGTGCCCCTTTTCTCTGTTCCACGCAGTAAGATAGCAGAAAATCCTTACACAAGCCTATTATTGTGTTCTTGTCTGCCATCTAGTGCTGCTGCTGACAGCAGATCTGCTCTATCTTGGTGCCGGCATCTTACAATCGAG TGGCTTGCGGCAGTGGAACTTGGGCTTCTGAAGGGTCGTCATCCTCTCTTGTCAGATATAGATGTGACCATAAACCCCTCAAAAGGCTTTCCTCTTGCGGAAGGGAAAACATCCAACAAGAGTGACAAAGTTAGCAAGTACTTTGAATTTACCAGAACAAATGGTTCAAATGGACATGCAATTGGTCCTAGAGATAAGATGCTTGAAGATTTTGGTGCTGGTTATGGCAATTTTCAATCTAGGCAGAGCCCCAGAAGAGAGTTAGACGGTGCTATGCATCAGAGCAGCACTCTTGATGGAGAGCTGGTCAAGGAGGAAGATTCTTCAACAGTTACAGAAAAAGGACAGGTGCTACAGTCAGCACAAGTAGTTATGAATATGCTTGATGTAACTATGCCTGGTATTCTAgcagaagaggagaagaagaag GTCCTTACTGCCGTCAATCAAGGGGAGACTCTCATGAAGGCTTTGCAGGATGCTGTGCCAGAAGATGTTCGGGATAAGCTCACAACTGCTGTATCTGGAATTGTGCATACTCAAGGTTCTAACTTGAAACTGGATGGGATCCTTGACATCGGTAGCATTCCCAGTTTTTCATCTGGCATGAAGTCCCAGATTCAAGAAACTGAGAGTGGAATCTCAATTAAAGATGGCCTACATAAGGATACCTATTCTTCAGATCAAATGCATAAAAGTGATAACTTGGCCTTGGGAAATGCTTCTGATGACAATCAGCTGCAAAAAGAAAACCCTGCTACCTTAGAAGCAGAACATCACTCAACAGATAGATCAGTGAGCGTTAATGAAGATGATATCCAGAAAGATGCCAGGGACTTGGGTGATAATCATGATAATGctgaatctttgaaaaatcctaGAACAGATGACAAGAGTGTGGTTGCTGATTTGGCAACAAATGAGGAGTTTAACAGccagaaaaatgaagagaagagTGGGGACTCTTTAGCTGAACCAAGAAAGATAACATCAGCGAACAAGGCAGAAGAATTTCAATCGCCCTCTGGATCCCCTTCTGAGACCCAACAAATAGAAAATGATGATAGTGATCctcagaaaagagaaaataagagcTTGCAGCCTGTTATGGAACAGAATAAGTCCAGCATTACCGGTTCCAGTTCCTCCACCTTCTCAGTTTCGGAAGCGCTAGATGCCTTAACAGGGATGGATGATTCCACCCAAGTGGCTGTCAACAGTGTTTTTGGTGTTTTGGAGGAAATGATTACTCAGTTGGAAGAGAGTTCAGATAGGAAAAATGAAGAGAACGACAAGGTTGGGGACGGCGAACTCGATTCGTTGTCCTCGAAACATGATCATGTCCATGAGAAGGCAACTGAACAGAAAAATGTAGATGCATGCAATCGCCAAGAGAAGACTGTTGCACAAAATAATGGAAAGAATGAATTTGAGGCTGAGAAGCCAGCTCAAGTGTTTGTAGATAGTAACCGGCTTTCTGAAGGAGAGGGCATATCTGACAACATAGATAAGCAGATTGGAAAAAGTCACGGTCAATTAGTCAACAGAAAACTTGTAGATAGTAGTCCGGAGCTTAGACGTGTAAATAATATTCCTTTGTACCCAAGACCCAATGCATACGGAGATTTTCTTCATGATGCATATTTTCGCAGCTATCTTCTTTCTAAGTACCCAACCAAGTCACTTGATAAGGATGCAACTACGGCCCTATTACTTGACTATATCCCAGAAGAGGGCCAATGGAAACTCTTGGAACAACCAGGAAGCAATGGATATTCTGCTGTTTTACTCACTAAGAAGAGACATCTTAATAATGAACTCCTTTGTTCGGGAGAAGAAAAGGGAACTATCGAACCCTCCTACACAATACTCGACACTGAAAAACAGAATCCAATTCAAGAAAACGAAATGATTGACAGGATGGATAAAAAGGCTGGTATTGATGATACTAGATCAACTGAGCTGATGGATTTTGTTAGAAAGATTATCCTTGATTGTTTGCAGGTTGAAGTTGATCGCAAGCACAACTTAGAAGATATGGAGGAATTGGAATCCAGTCTTGCCAGAGATTTTGATCATGTTGCTGATGCTGTGTGTCTAGTCGTTGACCATGAAAAGGAGCACGTTTTAGACTTGGAAACAAGAAAACATAGCATTGGTCAAGGTTCATTGAAGTTGGGCAGCCTTCAAGGAGAGCAAATAATTACTGCGATATCATCTGCTGTCCAGGAAACAAATTATTTGAGAAGAGTACTTCCAGTAGGTGTTATCGTAGGCTCTTGCCTAGCAGCTTTGAGAAAGTCTTTTGATGTGGCAACAACACAGGATAATGTCGAAATGAACACTGACCTTAGTCAAGCTCAAAAACTTGGGAATGTTACTCACGATGATTTTGATGAGAAAGACGTAATTCAATCACAAAAATTTGCAGAGATCAGTAGTACCAAGCTCAGCGCTACTGGTATTGATGAATCAGCCTTTAAGAAATTTGATCAAGATGCTCCGAGTGCTTCACTatgcaaaggagagagagataatgATGGGAAGAATGGGAACAACAACAAAGCTATGGCTGGCatggttgctgctgctgctctggGAACATCTGCTTTATTGGTGCAACAT GAATTGGACAATTGCGACAGCATTGGAGATGGAGGAGCGCAGAAAAAGGAACTCGACAAACTTGATGATGCATCATCAGGAAAAGACGAGAATAACATAGTCACAAGCCTTGCAGAAAAAGCGATGTCTGTGGCTGGTCCTGTAGTTCCTACAAAAGATGGTGAAGTTGATCAAGAAAG GCTGGTAGCTATGCTGGCGGATTTGGGTCAGAGGGGTGGAATGCTGAAGCTGGTTGGTAAAATTGCCTTGCTTTGGGGTGGCTTACGTGGTGCTATGAGTTTGACTGATAAACTCATATTGTTTCTGCGTATAGCGGAAAGACCACTATTTCAGAG GATTGTGGGGTTCGTTGCCATGGTTCTTGTTCTCTGGTCGCCTGTTGTCGTTCCACTGTTTCCAACACTCGTGCGGAGCTGGATGTCGCATAGCTCCTCTGGAATTGCTGATTTTGCTTGCATTATTGGCCTTTACATTGCTGTTACGATACTTGTTATGTTATGGGGCAAGAGGATCCGTGGGCATGAATATCCCCTTAAGCAATATGGGCTGGATTTGATGTCAATGCAGAAG ATCCAAGCTTTTTTGAGGGGTTTGGTTGGGGGAATTTTGCTTGTTTTATCCATACAGTATGTTAATTCGTTATTAGGCTGCGTGAGTTTTTCTTGCCCTCCAAGTCTTCATTCATCGTCTTTAGATGCCATGACAAGGCTCAAGTCGTATGGGCAAATGCTCATCTTGGTCGGTCGAGGTGCTGTTACAGCAATTTCTGTTGCCGTTGTGGAAGAGTTGCTTTTCAGATCATGGTTAATTGAAGAAGTTACTGCTGATCTTGGATATCATCAGGGAGTTATTCTGTCGGGGCTTGCGTTCTCCCTGTTCCAGAG GTCTCCATGGGCGATACCTGGGCTGTGGCTCTTATCACTATGCTTGTCTGGGCTTCGACATATCAGTGAAGGAAGCCTTGCTGTTCCAATCGGGCTCCGAGCCGGGATAATAGTCTCAAGTTACACTCTCCAATCAGGTGGCTTTTTGGTCCACAACCCCAACTTCCCGCTTTGGATAACTGGGACTCATCCTTTCCAACCATTTAGCGGGATAGTTGGCCTTACGTTCTCTTTGGTGTTGGCAATTATGCTCTATCCAAGAGAAGCCGCCATGAACAAGGAACTTATAAGGTCTATGCGGGAGTAG
- the LOC115740979 gene encoding uncharacterized protein LOC115740979 isoform X2 — MNHLRSPTARPPPATALLCPKHPFRVREFRVYKRRKLKPASRRHLPLRAQLGDFHLPFDDLLHGLVSRLSPEVLLPGAFGFASGTAFSIARRKAGRSKRDRRCSDVGEWILFSSPTPFNRFVLLRCPSISFQGSELLEDVNEKLVKEDRHFVRLDSGRMQVREGDGALEEKLEYQRVCVGAADGGVISIDWPANLDLREEHGLDSTLLLVPGTAEGSMDENVRAFVCEALRHGFFPVVMNPRGCAGSPLTTARLFTAADSDDICTAVQFISKARPWTTLMGVGWGFGANMLTKYLAEVGERTPLAAATCINNPFDLEEVTRSSSHHVGTDENLTSGLVDILRSNKELFQGRAKGFNVEKALVAKSVREFEKAISMVSYGFEAIEDFYSKSSTRDSVGSMKIPVLFMQSDDGEVPLFSVPRSKIAENPYTSLLLCSCLPSSAAADSRSALSWCRHLTIEWLAAVELGLLKGRHPLLSDIDVTINPSKGFPLAEGKTSNKSDKVSKYFEFTRTNGSNGHAIGPRDKMLEDFGAGYGNFQSRQSPRRELDGAMHQSSTLDGELVKEEDSSTVTEKGQVLQSAQVVMNMLDVTMPGILAEEEKKKVLTAVNQGETLMKALQDAVPEDVRDKLTTAVSGIVHTQGSNLKLDGILDIGSIPSFSSGMKSQIQETESGISIKDGLHKDTYSSDQMHKSDNLALGNASDDNQLQKENPATLEAEHHSTDRSVSVNEDDIQKDARDLGDNHDNAESLKNPRTDDKSVVADLATNEEFNSQKNEEKSGDSLAEPRKITSANKAEEFQSPSGSPSETQQIENDDSDPQKRENKSLQPVMEQNKSSITGSSSSTFSVSEALDALTGMDDSTQVAVNSVFGVLEEMITQLEESSDRKNEENDKVGDGELDSLSSKHDHVHEKATEQKNVDACNRQEKTVAQNNGKNEFEAEKPAQVFVDSNRLSEGEGISDNIDKQIGKSHGQLVNRKLVDSSPELRRVNNIPLYPRPNAYGDFLHDAYFRSYLLSKYPTKSLDKDATTALLLDYIPEEGQWKLLEQPGSNGYSAVLLTKKRHLNNELLCSGEEKGTIEPSYTILDTEKQNPIQENEMIDRMDKKAGIDDTRSTELMDFVRKIILDCLQVEVDRKHNLEDMEELESSLARDFDHVADAVCLVVDHEKEHVLDLETRKHSIGQGSLKLGSLQGEQIITAISSAVQETNYLRRVLPVGVIVGSCLAALRKSFDVATTQDNVEMNTDLSQAQKLGNVTHDDFDEKDVIQSQKFAEISSTKLSATGIDESAFKKFDQDAPSASLCKGERDNDGKNGNNNKAMAGMVAAAALGTSALLVQHELDNCDSIGDGGAQKKELDKLDDASSGKDENNIVTSLAEKAMSVAGPVVPTKDGEVDQERLVAMLADLGQRGGMLKLVGKIALLWGGLRGAMSLTDKLILFLRIAERPLFQRQNNP, encoded by the exons ATGAACCACCTCCGCTCCCCGACCGCCCGTCCACCGCCCGCCACCGCCCTCCTCTGCCCCAAGCACCCCTTCCGAGTCCGCGAGTTCCGCGTCTACAAGCGTCGCAAGCTCAAGCCAGCCAGCCGCCGCCACCTGCCCCTCAGGGCCCAGCTCGGTGATTTCCATCTTCCCTTCGACGACCTTCTCCACGGCCTCGTGTCTCGGCTCTCTCCCGAGGTCCTCCTCCCCGGCGCCTTCGGCTTCGCCTCCGGCACCGCCTTCTCCATCGCTCGGCGGAAGGCCGGGCGGAGCAAGCGGGACCGGCGGTGCTCCGACGTCGGCGAGTGGATTCTCTTCTCCAGTCCGACGCCGTTCAACCGCTTCGTGCTGTTGAGGTGCCCGTCGATATCGTTCCAGGGGAGCGAGCTGCTGGAGGACGTGAATGAGAAGTTGGTGAAGGAGGATCGGCATTTCGTGAGGCTCGATAGCGGGAGGATGCAGGTGAGGGAAGGTGACGGTGCGCTGGAGGAGAAATTGGAGTATCAGAGAGTCTGCGTCGGGGCGGCAGACGGAGGTGTGATTTCGATCGATTGGCCGGCGAATTTGGATTTGAGGGAAGAGCATGGGTTGGATTCAACGCTGTTGCTGGTGCCAGGGACGGCGGAGGGGAGTATGGATGAGAATGTGAGGGCGTTTGTTTGTGAGGCGCTGCGGCATGGGTTTTTTCCGGTTGTGATGAACCCAAGGGGATGCGCTGGTTCGCCCCTTACGACGGCGAG GTTATTCACAGCTGCTGACAGCGATGATATCTGCACAGCTGTTCAGTTTATCAGTAAGGCGAGGCCTTGGACAACATTGATGGGGGTTGGGTGGGGTTTCGGGGCAAATATGCTGACAAAGTACCTCGCTGAGGTTGGGGAGAGGACACCTCTGGCAGCAGCAACATGCATAAACAACCCTTTTGATTTGGAGGAAGTGACAAGGTCCTCATCACATCATGTTGGCACGGATGAGAATCTCACCAGTGGGCTAGTAGACATTCTGCGTAGCAATAAG GAGCTCTTCCAAGGGAGAGCAAAAGGATTTAATGTGGAAAAGGCTTTGGTAGCAAAATCTGTGCGAGAATTTGAGAAAGCAATATCTATGGTATCTTATGGTTTTGAAGCAATAGAAGATTTTTATTCAAAGTCAAGCACACGAGACTCAGTAGGAAGCATGAAGATTCCCGTTCTCTTTATGCAG AGTGATGATGGAGAAGTGCCCCTTTTCTCTGTTCCACGCAGTAAGATAGCAGAAAATCCTTACACAAGCCTATTATTGTGTTCTTGTCTGCCATCTAGTGCTGCTGCTGACAGCAGATCTGCTCTATCTTGGTGCCGGCATCTTACAATCGAG TGGCTTGCGGCAGTGGAACTTGGGCTTCTGAAGGGTCGTCATCCTCTCTTGTCAGATATAGATGTGACCATAAACCCCTCAAAAGGCTTTCCTCTTGCGGAAGGGAAAACATCCAACAAGAGTGACAAAGTTAGCAAGTACTTTGAATTTACCAGAACAAATGGTTCAAATGGACATGCAATTGGTCCTAGAGATAAGATGCTTGAAGATTTTGGTGCTGGTTATGGCAATTTTCAATCTAGGCAGAGCCCCAGAAGAGAGTTAGACGGTGCTATGCATCAGAGCAGCACTCTTGATGGAGAGCTGGTCAAGGAGGAAGATTCTTCAACAGTTACAGAAAAAGGACAGGTGCTACAGTCAGCACAAGTAGTTATGAATATGCTTGATGTAACTATGCCTGGTATTCTAgcagaagaggagaagaagaag GTCCTTACTGCCGTCAATCAAGGGGAGACTCTCATGAAGGCTTTGCAGGATGCTGTGCCAGAAGATGTTCGGGATAAGCTCACAACTGCTGTATCTGGAATTGTGCATACTCAAGGTTCTAACTTGAAACTGGATGGGATCCTTGACATCGGTAGCATTCCCAGTTTTTCATCTGGCATGAAGTCCCAGATTCAAGAAACTGAGAGTGGAATCTCAATTAAAGATGGCCTACATAAGGATACCTATTCTTCAGATCAAATGCATAAAAGTGATAACTTGGCCTTGGGAAATGCTTCTGATGACAATCAGCTGCAAAAAGAAAACCCTGCTACCTTAGAAGCAGAACATCACTCAACAGATAGATCAGTGAGCGTTAATGAAGATGATATCCAGAAAGATGCCAGGGACTTGGGTGATAATCATGATAATGctgaatctttgaaaaatcctaGAACAGATGACAAGAGTGTGGTTGCTGATTTGGCAACAAATGAGGAGTTTAACAGccagaaaaatgaagagaagagTGGGGACTCTTTAGCTGAACCAAGAAAGATAACATCAGCGAACAAGGCAGAAGAATTTCAATCGCCCTCTGGATCCCCTTCTGAGACCCAACAAATAGAAAATGATGATAGTGATCctcagaaaagagaaaataagagcTTGCAGCCTGTTATGGAACAGAATAAGTCCAGCATTACCGGTTCCAGTTCCTCCACCTTCTCAGTTTCGGAAGCGCTAGATGCCTTAACAGGGATGGATGATTCCACCCAAGTGGCTGTCAACAGTGTTTTTGGTGTTTTGGAGGAAATGATTACTCAGTTGGAAGAGAGTTCAGATAGGAAAAATGAAGAGAACGACAAGGTTGGGGACGGCGAACTCGATTCGTTGTCCTCGAAACATGATCATGTCCATGAGAAGGCAACTGAACAGAAAAATGTAGATGCATGCAATCGCCAAGAGAAGACTGTTGCACAAAATAATGGAAAGAATGAATTTGAGGCTGAGAAGCCAGCTCAAGTGTTTGTAGATAGTAACCGGCTTTCTGAAGGAGAGGGCATATCTGACAACATAGATAAGCAGATTGGAAAAAGTCACGGTCAATTAGTCAACAGAAAACTTGTAGATAGTAGTCCGGAGCTTAGACGTGTAAATAATATTCCTTTGTACCCAAGACCCAATGCATACGGAGATTTTCTTCATGATGCATATTTTCGCAGCTATCTTCTTTCTAAGTACCCAACCAAGTCACTTGATAAGGATGCAACTACGGCCCTATTACTTGACTATATCCCAGAAGAGGGCCAATGGAAACTCTTGGAACAACCAGGAAGCAATGGATATTCTGCTGTTTTACTCACTAAGAAGAGACATCTTAATAATGAACTCCTTTGTTCGGGAGAAGAAAAGGGAACTATCGAACCCTCCTACACAATACTCGACACTGAAAAACAGAATCCAATTCAAGAAAACGAAATGATTGACAGGATGGATAAAAAGGCTGGTATTGATGATACTAGATCAACTGAGCTGATGGATTTTGTTAGAAAGATTATCCTTGATTGTTTGCAGGTTGAAGTTGATCGCAAGCACAACTTAGAAGATATGGAGGAATTGGAATCCAGTCTTGCCAGAGATTTTGATCATGTTGCTGATGCTGTGTGTCTAGTCGTTGACCATGAAAAGGAGCACGTTTTAGACTTGGAAACAAGAAAACATAGCATTGGTCAAGGTTCATTGAAGTTGGGCAGCCTTCAAGGAGAGCAAATAATTACTGCGATATCATCTGCTGTCCAGGAAACAAATTATTTGAGAAGAGTACTTCCAGTAGGTGTTATCGTAGGCTCTTGCCTAGCAGCTTTGAGAAAGTCTTTTGATGTGGCAACAACACAGGATAATGTCGAAATGAACACTGACCTTAGTCAAGCTCAAAAACTTGGGAATGTTACTCACGATGATTTTGATGAGAAAGACGTAATTCAATCACAAAAATTTGCAGAGATCAGTAGTACCAAGCTCAGCGCTACTGGTATTGATGAATCAGCCTTTAAGAAATTTGATCAAGATGCTCCGAGTGCTTCACTatgcaaaggagagagagataatgATGGGAAGAATGGGAACAACAACAAAGCTATGGCTGGCatggttgctgctgctgctctggGAACATCTGCTTTATTGGTGCAACAT GAATTGGACAATTGCGACAGCATTGGAGATGGAGGAGCGCAGAAAAAGGAACTCGACAAACTTGATGATGCATCATCAGGAAAAGACGAGAATAACATAGTCACAAGCCTTGCAGAAAAAGCGATGTCTGTGGCTGGTCCTGTAGTTCCTACAAAAGATGGTGAAGTTGATCAAGAAAG GCTGGTAGCTATGCTGGCGGATTTGGGTCAGAGGGGTGGAATGCTGAAGCTGGTTGGTAAAATTGCCTTGCTTTGGGGTGGCTTACGTGGTGCTATGAGTTTGACTGATAAACTCATATTGTTTCTGCGTATAGCGGAAAGACCACTATTTCAGAG GCAAAATAATCCATAG